The window GTGCACTATTTCAGCAGAAAGTATTATACATTCATGtaattatatactgtatgaaacagggaaaatgtgtgtaaatgtgtaagaatgcaaacagcacattttcatgtaaaaaaaccaaaactcAATGACAGGAAAGGATTTGGTGTCAATTGTTGTTTCCATAACAACTTACCTTTAGCTTAGGTCACAATTTGAGAATGGAATGAACGTTTCTTTATAGtagataatgtgtgtgtgtgtgtgtgtgtgtgtgtgtgtgtgtgtgtgtgtgtgtgtgtgtgtgtgtgtgtgtgtgtgtgtgtgtgtgtgtgtgtgtgtgtgtgtgtgtgcagtgccgccgctcccataacgcgcattacgcgctgtgcgtagggcaccaagtgtcgagggggcaccaccaaaaatagcctaatgaaaaatcgtcataataattataaggccgaaattatttcagtagactatagaaatatgaggcactttttaggcatactactcaaaggtaccgatggtgcccccctctcccctcccccctcccctccccactcacacaaacacaaacgagagagggcatcatgaaggaattatgcttagggcaccaaaatggctagcagcggcactgtgtgtgtgtgtgtgtgtgtgtgtgtggcacagcTGTGCAGCAGGTGTCCTGTGAGGACATTTGAATGCTCCCAGTGAGCAGCTGATTTGCCTCTGGGCTgagcagaggcagcagcagttTGTCCTGTTTGCTCTGCTAATTGACGGGTTAACAACTTTGTTAGGGACAGGACTGGAGGGTTCTATTTGTTAACGTCAGCATTTATTCTGTATATCTCTTGCCTGAAGACAAATGCAAACAATCCAACAAACAATATGAAAGATGAAAAAAGCAAATTCCAATGGGCCATCTCATTTCACAACTGAAAACTCACCTTCATACACCCCACCATTAACCCTAATAGAAATACACACAATGTTTAGTACCAAAAAGGTTTAGGTAGTTTGAAGCAAATGCACTGCGGCACTATCAAAGTCAAAGttaactttattgtcaatctttcaatttgtgtgtacagacagaaatgctgtttctcacagtcCCGATGGGATGATGGTTTGGCCTATTTTGTGGTGAGCATTCCTGCAggttgttgttctgagtttgttcCTTCATGTTTGAATGCTCTTTTAAGTGGCTTTGCATTAGAGCCTCatctaaatgaaatgcaatgtaGTGTTTACTGTTCATATAATCTAATacactcaataaaaaaataaaaggcattATTGCTGCATGCctagtgtagatatggcaatgaaaaaaacccaatgCATGTCAGATATACAGCCccgaaaagaaaaaaaattatgagaccacttcagcattttcagtttctctagttttatttgttatagtacgtcttttgagttcaatgtttatttttatttttattgtattctataaactactgacactttttctctgttttggaattcaacacacactggaatggctgccatacatgtagagataaagatttaagaaatatttggagtggtctcttaattttttccagagctgtataagGCAATAAtaaagcaagaaaacaaattagaaaaaaagattGTCTTGCAAGACCAATGTGCaatgggtttgtgtgtgtgtgtgtgtgtgtgtgtgtgtgtgtgtgtgtgtgtgtgtgtgtgtgtgtgtgtgtgtgtgtgtgtgtgtgtgtgtgtgtgtgtgtgtgtgtgtgtgtgtgtgtgtgtgtgtgtgtgtgtgtatgtgtgtgtgtgtgtgtatgtgttgtgtgtgtgtgtgtgtgtgtgaaggtatTTGACCTGGGTCCTCCTCACCTTACAGTCTGTATACTCAGACAGCAGTAAATGTTGTATCCCTCTCTTCACATGCTGCTGAGCTTGAAAGGATCAGGCGTCTCCTCACACAACCGTGTGTGAGAGTTCAGTGCGTAGAGTGTGTGCGACTTGCAGACAATAGAAAGAGGATGCAGGAGGCTCTATCTTTAACTCGGGCAGCAGAAAGCTGTCATTCTGTCATTCTTTCAGGCTGAGACGAGTCCTGTTTTAGCCTCGGCTGCGGCTGAATGGAGGTTCAGAGATATGTGGAGGAGCTGTGTGGACACCTGTCCAACCCTGAGCAAGGCCACAGTGCAACAGATACACCATCAAAGTGCCAGGCTGCTCCAGAGACGGGaggaaaaatgtagaaaataaaagtgtcagagcTTAGCTGATGGCAGAACCAGAATTCCTCTAAAAGTACTTTTATGAAAGGGGTTTCTGTCGATTATCAAAAACTATAGCACATTTTCATTTGGTTCATCGCACAATTATTTGGAGTCTCAACAACCCACCCTGTCTTTAGGGGATTTCTTAGAGGATGTAAAACTAGAATCACACTTGGAGAGTGCACACATCAAACAAGGTCATTGGTGCATTCACATGCCACTCAGATTGCCTATCTTCCAAGTTGGGATGTTCTTTGAACCACTTTGGTGTGTTCATGAGCTTTAAGTCATAACGTGGTACAACATGGATGCTTCATCAAATCAGTGTtatgtgtattttctttgttgacTGGTCCGCTTATTCTGCCAAATGTTTCATGGCAACTAAGCAAACCGCAATTGCCAGGATGGTGAGTTATATGTTCCCCTTACATTCTGTAAGCTCCATGTTAAagaatatttcagttttatgcTGAGtgaaatcaatgtttttatatGGCTGTACTTCCTCATCAAATGGAATTCTATGTTTTCGGTGCCTATTTTGTCAGACAATTAAACGAAAAAAcactgtgaaaaatgtttgaatacaCAGCAAGCTTCTAATGATGAGTCAGTGGGTTTGGTGGACCTCAGGCACAGCCCCTATTGTGAGTATGGaactattgtttatttaaaggggCACACCAGCAATGTTCCACAATGTGGCTTTCAAGGTGCTTGCCATCACAGTTTTGGCTTGAAACATTACAATAATACTATAAAGCCTGTGTCAAAAACTGGGCAGTGGAATATGAAAGATTTGAGGGTTCACCATGCAAAGAGTCTAATAAGAAAAGTAGCAGTATGGGAAACGTAGGATCCAGGATCCAATTATATCTCTGAAAGCCACTGAGTGTTGATGACGACTGTTGTCTGCGGGTGTGAAATTGAACAGAGACTCTGGCTGAGACTATTACCACATTTGACTTGATAATGCTTTTATCTAAACCCATGTTCACCAGAAAACACAGGTTACTCATTCCCAGGTTGGGATTGTTGTAAAGGTCCCCTTAAAGCcaaattaagacatttttaaagaacaaaaagcaaaaagataAAGGTGTGGACTCTTAGTTCATATTGAAGAAAGGCTTTCAAAGAATAAAGGTGAGGACCAGAGTGTCAGTAACGCTGTTACGAGTGCTGTGTGGATGTTGGTGTCTGGATCACATGCTGCCTGTATAAGATAGATCGACCGATCCATAAAACACACTTGTAATTCTGTGACTCTATGGGATGTAAACATTTAGCTAGTTTAGCTGGCTTTCTATAACCaataatgttgattttaatttgCAGCATACCATGAATACACTCAATGTcagtgatatatattttttaattgaaaaagtaCTGAAGGATAAAAGACAATATTATTACAAAAGCACAGATAAAAACACTCCTTACATTTACAGGATCATCTTTTTATTGTCAACTTGCCTTTAGTTAGACTTCAGCCATGTGCACAGCACATACAGTGTGACATTTTATTAGGCCCTGTATAAAACTGCAGGACTACTGATAAAAGTAATTGATACAACATTGTCATAAGACCACAGGACTCAGAATTATAGATAGTACAGTATCATATCAtcactgtcaaaataaaatcctttcCCTGAACGTAGGTATCCCGGCAGCAGGGTTATCGACAGTCGTCAGAACCAGTTTAGCAATGAAATCCAGGACTTTTTGTCTTGTAATGATTCATGGATAAAGAGTGGTGATGACAGATTTTGTAGGCCAACCTCGAAgctagcatcacaagggcttCCTCGAAAAAAAAGCAGTGGGATTTTTTTCTCCTGGATTTCAGAAAACTTTAACATATCTTTGGCTAACACATATAGGTGACAAGAACACGTTTCGTTCGGCAatataatctccacatattaacccAACTTTATCACGATCATAGCCGCttagctaaaggtggctaatgttcggcgtgCTGGCGgttagtagtctcatttagtcatttGTTAGCAATTTTTTGACACATTAAAGCTTTAAACTGACTTATTTGTTGTCGTAGAACCAAACTTCATAACATTTCTTCAGCTcttgttaaccacagaccttattttaggcATCCAACcacaaacatgttcaaaaaaccattgacttcaggatgagggaaccagaagtgctaaaatgctaactaatttccgacatttaaaacaaaatctgcaTGTCAGGTTACCTCTGCATTAGGTAATATTGGTTCAATTGAGCTTTTAACATTGACATGGACATTATAGGAATTTATGGTGCTGTTGGTGGTGTGTCTGCAGTCAGTGCACAGCAGCCTTTTCTGTGAGAGTTTACTTGGTCACCCTGTGAATGTGAAGCATTGTGAACGTCTGAGCAGAAGGTTTGCCACAGTCTGTCTTCAGAACTCCATTGGTCTTGCTCGGACTAAAGCTGAATAACCAAATGCGCAGCCTGAGTAGAGGACTGGCCCTGGGTCAGTGGCTGAGGGCAGAAAGGTATTCTACTGTAAACATGATGCCCGCCATGCAAAGCAGTGTTACCAGAGAACACATGCAGCTGTGAGCAGCAGACACAGCAGTATGCATCACTGCTGAGGTGTTGGAGAGGAGATTTAACAAGGCATGTTTCAGGACTAGCAGGCTGTGTTTTGCACTGATTCTTACAGTTTCACAACTATCTGACAGTACTGAACCCACTGAGCTTGGATCAGTCTTTACATCCTAGCCGGTTTGCAAGACTCACAGCCTAAAGCCACAACAGCGACAGTTTGCATGATATTTGCTTGAGCTATTTGCAACTTAATTACTAGCGTGTGCGTTCACTGTGACTGGTGTCTGTGTTAATGCATCATCACTTCTACTCAAAGCGCTCTCTCCCACAGACAAACAGATCAATCAAACAGGACTGCTCACagaatatatacaatatatgcTGTTGTTAGAGGAATGTTGAACTTGAGATGTATAACCTCTTGAATAAAAGGCTGATTAAGTAAACAGGAtggtaaagaaaacaacagaaaaccgataaaatgtcctttttctgACATGGCTTGTTGATGATTGGTGGATTTAGTCATCAATACACCGAAGTGAGCCAATCAAACGCAGCTCACACCTTCAGACAGCCACCCAGCTCTGTTGGTTTAAAACTGTCCTCCCCCCGAAAGGAATACCAGCACCTTCAGTTACTAGGGgttatatttacaaaatatataaagaaaaatatagggTTACTGGCCCTAGCATATAGTACAGTCCAACAGCTGTCTGTAAATATTTCTCCCATGATTATCATTTCTAAAAGTAAATCACAGGGTAAAGATAGCCGGAACGTGACAAGACGCAACTAGGACAACATGGCCCCCAGAGCTGGGCTGCTGtctgcagacacagacacacaggacaCGGGGAGTCTGGGAAATgtgaaagtaaaacatgaaaatgGGTGTTGGTTTAGTAAAAGAGAGGCTACTCAGAAGGGTATTGGAAACTGGTCATACAGGAACTGCGGCACAGTTTGTATCctcaacaaaatgtatttgtgagCCTATTTTAACctgagtgtgttgttgttcatcACCGCATACGGAAATGACTGGAGAGGAAATGCACTTAGTAAATGACACTGATGTATAGCCTGAGAAAcctgttaaaaaatgtacagaatatTTATCTTTAAGACACTAAGATCACTGagggaatagtttgacatttggaGAAATATGCTTTTTGCTACTTTCTCACAGTGACAACAAAGCTCCAGGACAAGACTGTCTCTGACACTCATCTAAGCTGCGctaactaagctaagctaagctaacctcgGCTAAGATTGGCAGTGACAACCAAACTTGACTTTTTTTGTGATGCTAATATAAGCTATGCTAAACTTAGCTAAAATTGGGTAAACTAAGTTAAATGAAGCTAAGCCAGTGCCTGGTAGAGACTGATTCTCAGCAAGAAAGCCTGAAAGAATATTTACCTGGCAGTGATTTGAAACCAAAAACCTTTGAAGATTTTTTAATCAAGACTATGTAACTTTTGCTGAACATGGCGAAGTCTATCGGAGTGAGTCTGGGTGCTTTTGTGCTTACAAATTTAACTATGTTATAGCTTTTCTCAAAAGGTACATAATATTACTATCAAAGATGACGAGGTTAACAATGTTTTCTGTGGTTGACCAATTTTGTTCAACAGGCACAAAGTTCCCGGGCGTTGCTGCCAGGCCTGTGTCATACTCAGAAGGTCCAGCGGCTACCTGACAGTCTGACAACTGGACATGTGAACGGTCCTCCTCCACAGAGCTACAGTTTCTCTGTCGCATTTCAGAACTTTGACCTCACATTTAAACTCCCAAATTCCCCACTTATATAATATCAAAGAGGATGCCGCTCTCTATCTGCAGTCTTATAGATCTGACTGAGATTGACAGCAGAAAAGTTCAGAGTTCACCCCCCTGGCAGAGCTATAAACAGCCCAGTGGAGGTTGTGGGGGTTCTTCGacccctccccttctctctctccagcagTAAGATAATACTGTTTCAATTAGGCTCCAGTGCCACACAAAGGAGTTGGAGCATTTGGCAATCAATGTCACAGTCCCGCCTCATTTAGTTTTCAAGCTAAGACTCAAAAAGGGGGGTTTTCATAGAAAtcataaaagaaacacagttaGACCATAAACCTCTGCTGTGCCCCGCTGCATATTATCCCATCAGTGCAAAGACAACCAACATCCAAAGATAGGATTTCATTCATTAGCAGCACATATGTGAtaaattagaaaaagaaaacataaataacgTGTTGAGCATCTCCCCCAGTGACCCCCAtcctaaaaaaatacaaaactgtggttaacataaattaaaaaatgaatatatacaAAGCAAAAGATCAAATATGATACACTTGCATAAAGCTTGAGTGAAAGTGCATCATGGTTCCCCCCCCATGTCTCTGTTCTGAGGTGAAGTTTATTTATGAGGCCATTAGATTCTTGGCAAGAAATGCGTCACTGTCATGGCGGGTGACACTCGgtttcctctttttgttttgccgTTCTTACTCAGTCCGATGAACATCTTGGGGTAGGCGATGGACTCGTAGGCGTTGTAGTTGTTGGCGAGGAGCTTCTCTCTGAACTTACACTCGTGGCTGTAGTGTAACTGCAGGAGAAAAGACGTGAGGATTATTGGAAATTGCTAATTGTttgaagacaaaacaaagctGCAGGGGAATTTCTGTTGAAGTCGGTATTGTTCGATGTGATTACTATCAAACAATTGCTTTATTTCTGACTGCAAAGCTATTGTACAATAGCTGTTACAGAAAACCACAGAAAACCTGATTGTCAAATGATGAATGATGGGAGTGAGGCCGGACtgactgattgtgtttttctctctgtgagTGGAATATAGCTGTGAGCTGTAATCATACGGCTCTTTGAGATTAAATATAGTTATTAACTCATCTCAGATTGTTCCTTTATTCCTGTATAGTGTTGTATTCTCCCATGTATGCTTAAAAAAGGGCTACACTTAGCTAGCTGTGTTATGGCACTATACTATAAAACACCTTTCAATGAAAACCAtttctgttttccatttgatcgatatgtgtgtgtacataaatCATACATTATTACAGAACGTGAGATGATTAATAACAATGATGGGCAGACTCTTTCTGCACCCTACATGGGTGTCTTTTAAATGGccttttatgtttcatttttggGTGCATTTTATCAACCTACAAATATGAAGTAATTGTGTAGAGCTCGGAATAAAAGCAGCCTGGGGGGGTAGAAGTCGGAacataatcatgacacatcACTGGCAGTATGATGATAACATCTCTGGTTTCTGTGACATGagaaatactttcaaaataCTAATGATTTAGAATATGGAAGCTTCACAGAGCTACCTGAAGCACATtttggacaaacacacagattgaTTTTTATCTTCGGCCAACCAGAGGACATCAGTTGGGTAGGCAGTGCTTCAATGTGAACCGGACATGTTATGTATACTCTGCTAAATGATTGTGGACATAGACCGCCTCCCGATGTGGTCTGAGCTCTCAATATGTCCTCGATGAATTGTGAGTGCACCCACAGATTAAATCAGCATGGTCCACTGGTGATGGGATCACTAAATACACTGCCAGGTTCTGAACTCGGCCAGCTCGGGTGTACATAACTAGTCATCTGCATTTCCTTAAAGTTGACCTCAGTATTAAATACTCATTTTGATTGCCAGTAAAACACGTCAACCATTTTCCATATGACTTCTTCTACTCGTCATTCCAACAGAACCTCATGTTAAGTTTTCTCCATTGATAGCTAACAGTTGCCCCCGGCACTCACTGGCACACATATTCAGTAACGTCCACAACTTGTCTCTTGGGTGCAActtgttttaactttaattgaATTGCTGAGTTGAATTGCTTGAATTAGTTTAGTGCTGTGCTAATCTTTAAATTTACACTTATGCCTTAGCTTGGCTAAATACAAGAAAGGGTGGAGGATATGCTCCTGATCTCCACCTAGGTTTTAGGAAAATGTTGTCAGCAACTGACAGCTAATAGGGACCAACCCAAGGTCATGTCCTCTGTATTCCTCTGGGTACATTTCAGAATTTGCATATTTGATATGCAGATTCCAGGATGTTCAGACTTAATGAaagcaaacacataaataaaggtGAGTACACTCACAGATCCATACAGCTTCCCCCGCCGGTTCATGGCCACAAAGAGTCTGCTGCGGACCCCCAGCAGGGTCACCACCCCTCGCTCCACCGGGGAGATCTGCAGGACACCTTCAGgggaaacaaagacacacactgaaacCCAGACACTGGAACATGGAACACACAGAGATGCTGTTAGTGTTGTCAGCTAAAGAACTCTCCTTCTATCTGATATGGAATCTATAAACGGAGAGGAACGGTCAACTACATGATGCTGGATGCAAGGTGTGGCACTTTTCATAATGGTAACCTATTTTATTCACTCCTACtccacttgttttattttgccttaTATATGCACTGTCcatttgctgtaacaatgtcaACTTCCCCACTGCCTCAAATAaaggatttgttattttttttctgattctgaaaacctgatttaaaataaatgaaaggggCTCAAATCATTGGTCACAAAAGTCCTGTATTTCCACTGAGGTCTGGTTGCTTACAACTGATTAAGTAACATCACCTTTTCAGTCttcattattgtattattttgtaagTCAATTGGCATTAATTGAGATATTTAAAGGTCTACTGATGGAGTTTCTCACTTGGCGAAGTGGGTTACGGtacaatgtttgtgtgtgtgtgtgtgtgtgtgtgtgtgtgtgtgtgtgtgtgtgtgtgtgtgtgtgtgtgtgtgtgtgtgtgtgtgtgtgtgtgtgtgtgtgtgtgtgtgtgtgtgtgtgtgtgtgtgtgtgtgtgtgtgtgtgtgtgtctgtctgtctgtctgtctgtgtgtctgtgtgtgtgtgtttgtgtgtgtgttcgtccTTTGTCCCTGCtatcactttaaaatactttacaGTGGCTTGAATTCCTCGCAGAGATCTCCTGTAATGTATATCCCTGAATTGTTTTGCCTTGTCTGGAAATAGTACAGAGGCAGGAGAAAAACCCCCAGCATGCTTTGAGTTCTCCGAAGCATTCTGTCAATTCCTCAGCTCGCATTTTACTAAAGGCCCACACTTCACAAACACAGCCTGACAGGGATTAGATGTGACATGATAGGTAAATCAACGTGTGTTGTTCTCCGTGTCTGTGAGGCGGTGGGTGGCTGAGTGAAGGCCAGACTGCTGGGGTCTGTCCCAACACAGGGTCTCTGCTGCTCCTAACTTTAGGTGGTGGCTGGGCTGGATCACAGAGAGCTCTGGTTACCACAGGGTGGAAAGCACCGGCACTAAAGTATGCTCAGCGGCACTACGGCAGGACTCCAGATGTTTCATCAATACGTGTAAAGGCCATGAGTTGatttgaaacaacaaaaagtaaaagtcctgcattcacaATTGAAAAGTATTAGCctcaaaaaacactttaaggactaaaagtattcaaaatggcCATTTCAAGCAccataaatatttttcattattgtattaaaatgattgGTGCATGCAGATGTTGGATCAATAGGTGTAAAGTGTTGACTGACTCACAGCATCAGGTGTCACCAGCTGGAGAAGGTGAAGCTCAAGCTAATATTGTAAGTCATTTAGTGTATTTCTTATactgtaataaaatatatttctcaaCTCAAACGCAGATTTTATTGATATTGTTGTGTAAAACCAACTTAAAGCTTTCTGTGAGAAACTGTTAGTTACAATACACATATTAGAAGTGACTAAATACATAATTgcttttatatataataataaacaattgaCACAACTTACTGTGGCGGTTTTCGTTGTGTACTCCCGTTATTCTACCGTCCGGTAACACCTGAATATGAAAGCCGATCCCCACGTTGCAATAGAGTCTCCGCAGCCTTTTAATGCCCAGCAGATAGTCTCCGTCCCGGCTGACCTCCTCCCGCTTCTCCCCTGGGATCCGCGCCAGGGAGCGGGAGTACATAGCCTCCCAGCGATCCGCCGTCCCGTTCAGCCCCGGGGCGCACCCGGCCAGCCCGGTCACCAGGCCCAGCACCAGGACAGTCTGCAGGGCCGCCAGAGAGCCCATCCCGGGGGTGGCTCTGAAAGCAGCCTCCCGGCGTTTGCCTTTCCAATGAAGCGAGAATAAGAAGCAGCAGCGGCGGCGTGTGGAAGTTGCGCTCATTCCCAGACCGACAGGCGCACTGAGTTCAGCGCAGGAGCGACATTGATCTGCATGGACGCTGCGCAGCCATGCCTCTATATTTATACCTGCAGAGACATTACATCACAGCTCCACACTTAGAAAAAATCTACAAACTACAATTTGACATCAACAGAGCTGGAAGCTTTATTGAAATCAAATAATAGCTGCCTTATCAGAGAGCAAAGTCAGGAGGTtgtagaaataaatgaataaaggtCTTATTATGATAAAAACAACTTCTTTGTGCGAGGCTTTCATTATCAGCTGCAgaatatcattatttatgtatGGGAGGATGTAAAATAGGAAACGGCCAAGTTAACAGACCGTGGTGTCGAGACAGGAGACAGTTCTATAAATGAACAAtaacaggaaaaaacacaggTCCAATTCAACCGAATGAAAAAAGCTCTAACTTAAGAAGGGAAATCATGTCCCGGGCCCTTATAGAAAACAATGGTAAGACTAAATAGAGAGTTTGCAGCATGATAAGTAGCTGTCATTGTTGGCCCGAACTTTACCCAGTTCTGACGTTACAGGCATCACATTTCCAGCCTGTGAGCTGTCATATGTGGAGGATGTGCTCAAATGATTTACTTAAgaaaaagtagcaatactatagtaaaaaaaacctctATTTTGAAGGACTCTTactatgttaaaataaaaaagtattagcatcaaacaTCAAAGACCCAAGACCTAATGTACGCATTATGCAAAATAGCCATTTTATTCACCGTGTTCATCACTTTATTGTTGCTCTTGGTAAAGGTGGGGTTCATTTGAAATACTCTACCGGGTCGATTAACCTATAcgtatatattaaaatgtaggagtaaaagtataaataattataatgtcaaaatactcaagtaaagtacttaatatcttacttaagtacagtaattATTGCATTGCATATCTCATTTCAGTCCTAAAGCTTGCCATTTCTGTCTTAAATTCAGAACTGTTAAATGAAAGGATGATGCCAAACACAGGGACAGCCAGTGTGCCCCATGGTATTTGCAGTGTCCACCTTTGACATTTGTAGGCCTATATAGAATTAGTTATAGTAGCAGTAAAAGTCAAACGCTACTCTGGAATAAtagatgtgtgtttgaatgagtTGTTTGGATTATATTAAGCGACTGGTGTCATGGCAGCGTGTCTTTGATGTGTCATCCTTGACTGTCATTCAGATGCACTGGTGCGTTgcttttgatgtcttttgaaATAAACCAAACTAAATGGCCCTccctttatttcattatttcatcaCTGCTATTATTCCTGCTAAATATACGTTGAGCTCTACAATCTACCCTCTCTGTTGAGTGTACTATTATGTGTGTGGATGCTGGAGCGCTGCAGGTCTTCCCCCTCTGTCAGCCAGAGACTGGGTCCTTTGATCTCTGGGGTGGCTCAGTCCTGCTCCTCATTGACCACGCATGAAACGTTTTCTCACGTTCACATTCGGCTGATCCTCAATGTACAACAAcattgtttctttgtgtgctgCAAAGTGGCTCCATGAATGCAGTCAGATCTTAGAGACAATCCTGTGGTGTTGAGGCGCCTGGCTGATTTCTACCGAGCCCCAAACATGGCTGACATACCAGCCAACCAACAGGACCCAGTCGAGCTGTCCGGTGGATCACAGCCTGAGGAGGCATCATCCAAAGTATTGCGAGtagtttattaaaaaatctAGAATGAGTGAAAGGGCCAGAGCAAC of the Eleginops maclovinus isolate JMC-PN-2008 ecotype Puerto Natales chromosome 4, JC_Emac_rtc_rv5, whole genome shotgun sequence genome contains:
- the fgf4 gene encoding fibroblast growth factor 4, translating into MSATSTRRRCCFLFSLHWKGKRREAAFRATPGMGSLAALQTVLVLGLVTGLAGCAPGLNGTADRWEAMYSRSLARIPGEKREEVSRDGDYLLGIKRLRRLYCNVGIGFHIQVLPDGRITGVHNENRHSVLQISPVERGVVTLLGVRSRLFVAMNRRGKLYGSLHYSHECKFREKLLANNYNAYESIAYPKMFIGLSKNGKTKRGNRVSPAMTVTHFLPRI